The proteins below come from a single Methyloprofundus sedimenti genomic window:
- a CDS encoding MEKHLA domain-containing protein: MQIIKVPSPENGYLNKHAELLISSYHRWTGKDLVKPEHSDGDMYRALFQAPYAVVSHNTEDIPIFNYGNQTALSVFEMDWTEFTSLASQKSAEPVNQAERERLLARVSKLGFIDDYKGVRISSTGRHFLIENATVWNVVDARGEYYGQAAVFYKWSEL; the protein is encoded by the coding sequence ATGCAAATAATCAAAGTACCCAGTCCAGAGAATGGATATCTAAATAAACATGCCGAGCTATTAATATCTAGTTACCATCGCTGGACAGGTAAAGATCTGGTAAAACCAGAGCACTCTGACGGAGACATGTATCGCGCGCTCTTTCAAGCGCCATACGCTGTGGTCTCCCACAACACAGAAGATATTCCCATTTTTAACTATGGCAATCAGACTGCACTAAGTGTATTTGAGATGGACTGGACAGAGTTTACTAGTCTGGCTTCTCAGAAATCAGCTGAGCCTGTGAATCAAGCAGAGCGGGAACGGCTTTTGGCGCGTGTAAGCAAGCTGGGCTTTATCGATGACTACAAGGGCGTCAGGATATCGTCAACCGGTAGACATTTTTTGATTGAAAACGCGACAGTCTGGAATGTAGTTGATGCAAGAGGCGAGTATTATGGCCAGGCTGCAGTATTCTACAAATGGTCGGAACTTTAG